In Eubalaena glacialis isolate mEubGla1 chromosome 4, mEubGla1.1.hap2.+ XY, whole genome shotgun sequence, the genomic window TCCATGTGCCTGACTGGGAAGAGCTTTGGGTTTGGACGCTTTCCCACCTGCTCTCAGGGTTTGGGAAGAGTGACTGGCATCTTGCCTTCTGTGGTTCCTACTCACAGCTCTGCTTCTACTGACAGCTCTGTCCTGGGCTCCACTCTCCCCCAACATATGCTGCAACTGTTGCAACCTGGCCCAAAGCTGAACCTTGGAGTAGCTGTGGAGTTTGCCTGGTGCCTTCACTACATCATCTGCAGGTAATAGGCCAATTGGGAAAGTGCCACAAACCTCCCCTGGGGCTTCCTTCCATGACACTCAGGTTTTTGAACTTTGGTTTCTGGAATTGTTGTGGTGAGTTTTCTTTGTTCTATGGTCCTCTCTTCTTGGAGCTCAGGAAACCCACAGACCTAGGCCATTTGCCACCTTAAAGGTAGGATTGACCAGGTAGTGACTACTTGCTTCCTATTGCCCAGCCAGGTCAACAATGCCCTGCTCATCACCCAGGGTGCTCTGTCCACCCTGGGGCTGCTGCTGTTGGACTTGGCTGGGGCTGTCCAGAGAACTGAGGATGCAGGACTGGAGCTGGTAGGTGATGAGGACAGGTCAACATCTGGGTGACCTTTCTTTTTACTCAGCTCCTGCTCCAGTGTGCAGGTTGCCCCTTCCTCCTTAAACCTGAACCCTAACTCGTCTTTGCAGCTGGCATGCCCTGTGCTTCGGTGTCTAAGCAACTTGCTAACAGAGGCAGCAGCAGAGGCTGTGGGAGGGCAACTGCAGCTCCGAGATGAGCGTGTCGTGGCAGCCTTATTTATCCTTCTGCAGTTCCTCCTCCAGAAACAGCCCAGCCTGCTTCCTGAGGGCCTCTGGCTCCTTAACAACCTCACTGGTAAGCACCATAATCTGCCTAGGCCTGGACCTTTAGATACTGGGAATAATTCCTCATGGCCTGGGCTGAGGTGGGTAGGATTGGGAGTGGGTTGGTTTCATGCCCCAGTTGGAGGAACTTCACCCTGACATTTTCCCTTCCAGCAAACAGTCCTAGTTTCTGCACCTCCTTGCTCTCCCTGGATCTGACTGAGCCCCTCTTGCACTTGTTGTCTGTATCTAATGTGGTGAGCGTGTTGGTAGGTATTGGGGTCACTTGAGTCCAAGGTCTGGTGGCCAAAGTGTAAACAGTGGGAGCAGCCCTGAGCCCTCATAAGTACCCTTAGCTGAGAGCTGGCAGGTGGTGTGGTATGGATGGCTTCAGGGCCAGACCATCAGTCATAATCCTGACAGTCCAGGTGTGAGTCCCTAAACTGTAATTTACTAGTAACTAACCTTGGGCAAATCAACTAACCAccttaagcttcagtttcctcatttataattgGGAATAGTAATCCTACCTGAGGGTGGCTGAGGGGATTACAGAATATGCATATAAAAgtgcttggcacagtgcctgggcaTGTGGTCAGCATTCCATAGAAGCTATCGTTAAAATCTTTGGTTTTCATCGTTTGTGGGGACTGTGTACATGTATCTGTCTGCAGGTGCTCACGGTTCTGTGCAACGTTGCTGAGAAAGGTCCTGCTTACTGTCAGCGTCTATGGCCagggcccctgctctcctccttgCTGGACACgttggccttctctgacactgaAGTAGTAGGCCAGAGTTTGGAGCTGCTGCAACTGCTGTTCCTCTATCAGCCAGGGGTGGGTTTCTGGCCTTAGTCCCCAGTCCTTCTGTTCTGAAGCCTCTGGTCTCACCATGGCCCCTTTCCTTCCAGTCTTAACTTTAGTCATTTCTCTGGGCCTGGCTAGCCTATGTGGGCTCCAGTTCCGAACTTCCATACTCTTGTTGGGAATGCATTCTTCCAAGAGGTGGGCTAACCCATAAGACTGTGGTAATTGCGTGTTAGGACTGAGGGACCCAGTGTTGAATCCTTTTCTTCCCTGCTCTCAGGCTGCCCAGGCCTTCTTGCAGCAGTCAGGGCTGCAGGCCCTACAAAGGCATGAAGAGGTGGCACAGCTCCAGGATCGTGTGCATGCTCTCCAGCAGAGAGCTCTTCATGGGTGACTTGACCTCTCAAAGTCATGTACTccactccccatctccccatctTCCTGGCCCACAGAGCCCCTTTGGGAGGTTTAGAACCATAATGACGTCATGCCCTCTGCTCCCACATCTAAGCCTAAGCCAAGATCTCTGGATCCCAGCTCCTCCAGTTTTACCCAGCAGTGTCCAGGTGGGAGGACCAGAGGGAACTCAGTGTGGCCTACTTAATCTGGGTCCATAGAATCTcattttttcttgtcctttctcttttttttttgcttcagcaGCTGGTGGCTTTTGATGGGACggaataaaataagttttatttttatattcaactGCTTTGCCTCATTTGATTGCACAATAAGGGGTAATCGGTGGAATGAGAAACAGAACATCCTGAGACAGCATTTTCAGCACAAGCTTTATAAAGAACAGAAGAACACGTTTCTCCACATTGTACTCAGTCCAgcagagctcaggctctgggGCTCTTGCTCTTAATCCTCAGTGGAGGCTTCAGGCTTTGCCACTTAGCACATTCTCCAGGGCTCTGGTTACCTGATCAGCACTGAAGTTGTTCAGAGAGACATTCTTCTCTTGGCCAAATGCTGAAGAGAGAGGGACGTGATTAAGTATCCACTCTGCACTGTACAGGCTACCAAAGTATAATAAAAGGTCTCTGTCTTCAACTTACAGTCTTGGTAGGATAGGAAGGGCAGTAGAATTTCGGCTGATTCTGGGCAGTCATAATGGGAAGGAAAGTGTTGCAGGGACGTTTTAAGGGGCATGGTAGACATTTATTATTAACCATTGTGAGCAGTGTATTACATGAGCCTGCGTTTTAATGGTGCCCATTCAATGGCTCCCCTTGTTCATCTAAACTAAAGTTATTTGTGTCCATCTCCTTCTCTAGTCTACTGGCTTTTGGAAAGAAAACCTTTGTTCCTCCTCCAAACAATGTTTAGTGCATGGCATACTGCAGTTGTCCACTGTTATAACGGATCTGCCTTGGGTGTGACTCCCTGCCGTCCCCCAGACATTCCTAGGGCGAGGTTTAGTTAAAAGCCGTGATTAAAAATACCATTATTCAGtaagtataaatatttattgtgtgtccCTATGTGTCAGGCAACATGACAGTAATTTTCAAATTGTAAAATGACACATAGGTAATATATTAATAAGTATGTGGTAAAATTAAATAGGGTAAAGGGGCAATGTTACATACCTGGCCAGGGAATGCCTTTTTGAGGAGGCTGAATTATAACAAAGAGCCAGCCATGGAAGTCTGGCAGAAGTGCAGTCTAGGAAGGGGGAACAGATGTAGAAGCTCAACCCTGTTATACATCCTAGCTGAATAACCAAAGAATCCACCCCTCAtattaattaaggttaaatgagatttAGGCAGGaaagcactcagcacagggcCTAGCAGTAAGTACTCAACACAGTCATTATTTTAGGTTTTTACTATTGAGATTCTCACACTCTACCTGGACCGGCAGTGACCACACAATTTGGAAGGACCTACATTGATGGACTGGACGAGCATCCCTTCTCCCCTATCTGAAGCCTGTTCTGAATTACAAAAACGACAGCTCCTGATCCCTATGCAGGACAGGGCCCGCCTCCACATAGATGTTACTGGGACACAAAGCATCCTGTAACCCTGCGGATGTATATTTCCTTATCTGCAACGAGGTCAACAGCAAGTCCGAATTCAGTCCCTGTACAggtttctgtgtgaccttgggcggcCCTTTCTCTTCTCGAACCCTTGTTACTCCACCGGGGTCTCAGGCCCCCGGCGTCCTGTGCTCACCGTAGCGGGCCCATAGCTTGGGCTGCACATCGGAGCACTCGCGGATTAGGATGGGCAGGTCGGGGTTCGCCTTCTTCAGCTCCACATAGCGTTTCTCGATGAAGTCCCTGCAGGGCCGGAGAGAGCACCGTGCGTGCGCTGTGGGCGCGGGCCTCCTCAAACACCCGGGAGGTCGAGGTCGTGACCCCGGCGACCCGAAGCCCGCCCGCCTCACCAGGCCGCGCCTCACCTGACTCCCTGGCTTCCGGGCGAGCGCTGGCATAAGTGGATACGAATCTCACGGAGGCCCAATGTGGCACGGATCCCCCGACTCGCTGCGGCAGCCGCCATCTGGGCTAGTACCAAATCATCCGCCCTAGACCTTCCGGCCAAGTGATCCTATCAGACCAGCCGCGGACGCTCCAGCCCCGGGATAGGTTGGCTGACGTAAGGGGCGGGGCCAAGTTTAGCCAATGCCATAAAAGCATTGCAGGTCAACTCTCACTCGGATTTCTCCGCCCTCCGTTGCGGCGGAAAAGCTGGGGCACGAAAGGCACTGTGGGTGGACTTCTGAGGTGCATTGTGGGGAGTCGCCTGTCGCTGCCGTGTTGTTGTGGATCCTCGGTCGTTGCTGGGGTTGAAACACCGCGGACGAAATGCCGGAGCGAGATAGTAAGCCTCGGGTCATCTGCCCTTTCTTACCCGCGGGACTCGGGACACTTGGCGCGTTTTTTTGGCCTCAGAATTTAAGCCGGCTGTGTGCGCGAAGGTGGAGGGGGGCCGGGAGTGTGACGCTTGGAGCCTGGCGAAGCAGTTGGGCCCCGAGCGAGGCCGGGCAGCTCCAGGCTGTCCCTCAATCTTGTCCTTGCCCCAACTCACGGCAGATGAGATTTATCTGTGaaccacccccagcccccgtcACTTAATTTTCGGTTCCGTAAATTTATCTTTCGCGTAGTATCTTAGGTGTCATCTTCAAGAAGTCTTTGCTGATCCTCCAGCGCTGGTTTAGGGGCCCCCTCCTCTGAGCTCCCATAGCTCCTTGTATTTTCCTGCTTCAGCACTTGTTAAACTGTATTGTCAATGTCGACGTTCTTGCCTTTCTTCCTCACTAGATTGTGAGCAACTCGACAGGAAAAGACATCTGTATTGTTCACTACTAGATCCCCAACTTTTGCACAAGACCTGACTCTAAAGAGATTGATTAAATTAACATCAATTCCTTTTCTTAGGTGAGCCGTTCTCCAACCCTTTGGCACCAGATGGCCACGATGTGGACGATCCTCACTCCTTCCACCAGTGAGTGTTTTGATGTAGAACCATGGGAATGAGCTGGGTAATGAgtaaagtggtggtggtggtggtgaaagaATTCTGAATGTCTTGTCAGCAAGGATGACCAAAAAATCATACCGCTTGCCTCTTTATCTTTGTGAACTTTAACTGGATCAGGCCAACTGCATAAGAATATTAGAGGGGAAATTATGGCAGGGAGAGTGCTAGTTTTTAAAAGTGATGTTTAATTACACATTATATAGGAATTAATTCTTGtagaaaattaaaacatcagAATAAGGGTAATGTTGTCTTTGATAACATCCCCAGTTCCATCCCCTTTCTTAGAGGTAACCACCGTTACCTTCTTTACACTTATCTTTTTGTCCTActctttttaaatgcatttgtatACACACATTCATATCTGAGTAAAATACATCATTGCTTtgtgaattaaaatattaaaattaatcgGTGTTATATTGTCTTTATAACAACTTTGCCacctgtgttgggtttttttagtaatttatttatttttggctgcattgggtcttcgttgctgcgcgtgggctttctctagttgcggcaagcgggggctactcttcgttgcagtgagcaggcttctcattgtggtggcttctcttgttgtggagcacgggctctaggcacgcaggcttcggtagttgtggctcgcgggctctagagcgcaggctcagtagttgtggcgcacgggcttagttgctctgcggcatgtgggatcttcccggaccagggctcgaaccagtgtcccctgcattggcaccactgtgccaccagggaagtcccccacctgATGTTATTCCCTTCTCAATATCTTAGTGGTTATTTTCATGGCAGTGACAAggactcacttcttttttttttttttttttaaagtgtatgtctgtattattttaaatttttatttatttatttatttatttatggctgtgttgggtcttcgtttctgtgcgagggctttctctagttgtggcaagcgggggccactcttcatcgtggtgcgcaggcctctcactatcgcggcctctcttgttgcggagcacaggctccagtcgcgcaggctcagtagttgtggctcacgggcctagttgctccgtggcatttgggatcctcccagaccagggctcgaacccgtgtcccctgcattggcaggcagattctcaaccactgcgccaccagggaagcccaaggactCACTTCTTGACCAAACTCTAGTCAGACTTCTCCAAGGCTTCTATTTTTGACCAGGCCTACTGaacccagttttgttttgtttcgttttttaattaattaattaattaattaatttttggttgtgttgggtcttcgttgctgcacgcgggctttctctagttgcggcgagtggggggctactgttcgttgcaatgtgtgggcttctcattgcagtggcttctcttgttgtggagcatgggctctaggcgcacaggcttcagtagttgtggcacgtgggttgaatagttgtgtctcacgggctctagagtgcaggctcagtagttgtggtgcacaggcttaattgctccctggcatgtgggatcttcccggaccagggctcaaatccgtgtccccgcactggcaggaggattcttaaccactgtgccaccagggaagtccctgaacccaTTTTTAACAAAGCATCCTGCCAAGGTATAGAGAAACCCATCAATCAATCAAGGAGATCCAATCACTCCTCTTCCCTTGATATCTAATCAAATTCCTCTTCCACTCTACCCTTGATGCCTAACCAAGTAATTCTCTATACATTCCCAATTGTCCCTGTTGTACTCAGAGTTTAGTTTCAGTCCTTCTCCCCTTTTGTAATAGTCTTGATTTCTATTACAGTAGtgttgaataaagtcttccttgggGAGACCTAGCAGGATTCTTTGCTAAAACTGGGCTCAGCAGGCCAAGGAAGGGGCCTAGTCAGAAGAGGGCTCAAAGGAACCTTACTAAAATTTGGTCAAAGAGTGAGACATTGTCACTGTACCAGATAAAATTACGTCTTGTACTATCAGTGCTGtctttcccatatttgggaaaCACTTTCACAGTTTAGTTAGTTAATCTCCAATAATGGATGCTTAGGGTTTATGTTGTTCtcaagtttttattattttcaaaactgtAATTGAACCTCTTTTACAGGCCTTCTTATACATATATGCCAGTAATTGGCCAGGTTAAATACAGATGAACGGAGTTGCTTGGTTATAGGATAgtacacatttaaaatttaagatagatactgccaaattgccctccaaatTGTTTATACTGATTTATATTACCATCAGCGATATATGAGAGTATCCACTTCCCAAATTCTcactcattgttttttttttaatttaattttattttattttttacatttatttttggctgctttgggtctgttgctgcgcacgggctttctgtagttgtggcgagcggcggctactcttcattgcagtgcgcgggcttctcattgcggtggcttctcttgttgaggagcacgggctctaggcgcacaggcttcagtacttgtggcgcacgggctcagtagttgtcgtgcatgggcctagttgctccatggcatgtgggatcttcccggacgagggattgaacccatgtcccctgcactgacaggcggattcttaaccactgagccaccagggaagtccctctcactcattctttttttctaatttttaaaaaattagtttatttttggctgcgttgggtcttggttgctgtgtgtgggctttctctagttgcggcgagcaggggctactcttcgttgtggtgcgtgggcttctcattgcggtggcttctcttgttgcacagcatgggctctaagcgcacgggctttagtagttgtggcatgcgggctcagtagttgtggccagtgggctctagagcacaggctcagtagttgtggtgcacgggcttagttgctgtgcagcatgtgggatcttcccggcccagggctcgaacccatgtcccctgcattggcaggcagattcttaaccactgtgccaccagggaagtcccagcgtCTCACTCATTCTTGAtttatcaaacttttttttttttttaactgaactcttttttttttttttttttaattattatttacttatttatttttggctgtgttggatcttcgtttctgtgcgagggctttctccagttgcggcaagcaggggccactcttcatcgcggtgcgcaggcctctcactatcgtggcctctcttgttgcggagcacaggctccaaacacacaggctcagtagttgtggctcacgggcctagttgctccgcggcatgtgggatcttcccagaccagggctcgaacccgtgtcccctgcatcggcaggcagattctcaaccactgcgccaccagggaagcccccaaacttttttttttagtagccgcgagcagtggctactctttgttgcagtgcgcaggattctcattgcggtggcttctcttgttgcagaggacgggctctaggtgcgcgggcttcagtagttgtggcacatgggctcagtagttgtggctcgcgggctctagagtgcaggctcagtagttgtggcacacgggcttagttgctccgcgacatgtgggatcttcccggaccggggctcgaactcgtgttccctgcattggcaggtggattcttaaccactgtgccaccagggaagtccgatttATCAAACTTTTTAATCGTTAACACTCTGATGCATTAAAAGTGGCatgttctttgttttaatttgtatttcactgatttctaGTAAAGTGAACCATATTTTTTACATACTCCTTTTCCAATTCTTACTGggtactaatttttaaaattttcgcCCTCTAGATCAAAACTCACTAATGAAGACTTCAGGAAACTTCTCATGACCCCAAGGGCTGCACCTACTTCTGCACCACCCTCTAAGTCACGTCACcatgagtaagttctgggatgATCCAATCTGTTTCCCATCTCCTTCCTATGGAAAATTTATTGAACTAGATATCTTAGGAACTGGGAAGCTAGTTCTCTTTTGAGGTCCATGGTTCTGGTTCTCTGCCTTTTGAGATTGAAGCTCCAGGAAAGACTGGGATGCTGTATGGATctcgtttttttttaaatatttatttatttatttggctgtgccgggtcttatttgtggcacgcgggatcttttagttgctgcatgcaggatttttagttgtggcgtgtgaactcttagttgcggcatgtgggatctagttccttgaccagggattgaacctgggccccctgcattgggagcatggagtcttagccactggaccaccggggaagtcccatggGGATCTCATTTTTTCTCAGAGTATGTTCCATGGACCATTTGTACTAGAGTTGCTGCTGGTGCTTAAATAAGTAGATTTCTGGGTCCATTCCAGCCCCACTGACTCAGATTCTAGGGCAGATATTTGgggatatataattttaatagtcCTTCAGGTGGTTGTGATGCTTTCTAAAGCTTGAGAACCACTCACCTACAAATACTGACATGGATCTCTGCCTGATTGAAACTGGTCAGCTATTGCTTTGGTCAGTATTCTAAGCCTTTCTTCAGTCCTCAAAGCTACTTCTTGGGGTTTCTGGGGCTGTGGCAATATTTCACAATcagtgaatttctttctttcctaggaTGCCAAGGGAGTACAATGAGGATGAAGATCCAGCTGCacgaaggagaaaaaaaaaaaggtaaaggaagGATGGAGGAGTGTTGGGTTTTATGGTGGATAGTGTTCGGGGAAAAGGAGTAGGGGCTAGTTATGAGGCAAGAGACTGAGGTTTTCCTTTCTCGTCTTGAGATTCTCTGCT contains:
- the TMCO6 gene encoding transmembrane and coiled-coil domain-containing protein 6 isoform X3; the encoded protein is MIFGEAEIQQFLRLAQRGTEEKEREGALVSLRRGLQRPETQQTFIRLEGSIRTLVGLLTSNQALLQLEAARCLHELSHSEQSAVVEACLPATSYLLTYLSGHSSDFIELCLYTLGNLIVESEAVRRQLLPQGIVPALAACIQSPHLTVLEALGYALSQLLQAKEAPEKIIPSVLGSTLPQHMLQLLQPGPKLNLGVAVEFAWCLHYIICSQVNNALLITQGALSTLGLLLLDLAGAVQRTEDAGLELLACPVLRCLSNLLTEAAAEAVGGQLQLRDERVVAALFILLQFLLQKQPSLLPEGLWLLNNLTANSPSFCTSLLSLDLTEPLLHLLSVSNVVSVLVLTVLCNVAEKGPAYCQRLWPGPLLSSLLDTLAFSDTEVVGQSLELLQLLFLYQPGAAQAFLQQSGLQALQRHEEVAQLQDRVHALQQRALHG
- the TMCO6 gene encoding transmembrane and coiled-coil domain-containing protein 6 isoform X1, producing MWSRQRGGLKPLRCGVEELRCRRREREAALRKARREQQLVSKRLLRDEALEEAEEGCVAMIFGEAEIQQFLRLAQRGTEEKEREGALVSLRRGLQRPETQQTFIRLEGSIRTLVGLLTSNQALLQLEAARCLHELSHSEQSAVVEACLPATSYLLTYLSGHSSDFIELCLYTLGNLIVESEAVRRQLLPQGIVPALAACIQSPHLTVLEALGYALSQLLQAKEAPEKIIPSVLGSTLPQHMLQLLQPGPKLNLGVAVEFAWCLHYIICSQVNNALLITQGALSTLGLLLLDLAGAVQRTEDAGLELLACPVLRCLSNLLTEAAAEAVGGQLQLRDERVVAALFILLQFLLQKQPSLLPEGLWLLNNLTANSPSFCTSLLSLDLTEPLLHLLSVSNVVSVLVLTVLCNVAEKGPAYCQRLWPGPLLSSLLDTLAFSDTEVVGQSLELLQLLFLYQPGAAQAFLQQSGLQALQRHEEVAQLQDRVHALQQRALHG
- the TMCO6 gene encoding transmembrane and coiled-coil domain-containing protein 6 isoform X2, which gives rise to MVALRKARREQQLVSKRLLRDEALEEAEEGCVAMIFGEAEIQQFLRLAQRGTEEKEREGALVSLRRGLQRPETQQTFIRLEGSIRTLVGLLTSNQALLQLEAARCLHELSHSEQSAVVEACLPATSYLLTYLSGHSSDFIELCLYTLGNLIVESEAVRRQLLPQGIVPALAACIQSPHLTVLEALGYALSQLLQAKEAPEKIIPSVLGSTLPQHMLQLLQPGPKLNLGVAVEFAWCLHYIICSQVNNALLITQGALSTLGLLLLDLAGAVQRTEDAGLELLACPVLRCLSNLLTEAAAEAVGGQLQLRDERVVAALFILLQFLLQKQPSLLPEGLWLLNNLTANSPSFCTSLLSLDLTEPLLHLLSVSNVVSVLVLTVLCNVAEKGPAYCQRLWPGPLLSSLLDTLAFSDTEVVGQSLELLQLLFLYQPGAAQAFLQQSGLQALQRHEEVAQLQDRVHALQQRALHG
- the NDUFA2 gene encoding NADH dehydrogenase [ubiquinone] 1 alpha subcomplex subunit 2 isoform X2, which translates into the protein MAAAAASRGIRATLGLREIRIHLCQRSPGSQGVRDFIEKRYVELKKANPDLPILIRECSDVQPKLWARYAFGQEKNVSLNNFSADQVTRALENVLSGKA
- the NDUFA2 gene encoding NADH dehydrogenase [ubiquinone] 1 alpha subcomplex subunit 2 isoform X1, which gives rise to MAAAAASRGIRATLGLREIRIHLCQRSPGSQGVRDFIEKRYVELKKANPDLPILIRECSDVQPKLWARYDCTSARLPWLALCYNSASSKRHSLARYVTLPLYPI